The following are encoded in a window of Phaseolus vulgaris cultivar G19833 unplaced genomic scaffold, P. vulgaris v2.0 scaffold_567, whole genome shotgun sequence genomic DNA:
- the LOC137817677 gene encoding probable arabinosyltransferase ARAD1 isoform X2, producing the protein MYGKVLLTFIFVLLLLLSYTIFIGNLDIRSYFFPHFKLSAVVPAACALDPSLRVFMYDLPRRFNVGMIDRRNTSETPVTVEDWPRWPENWGLKKQHSVEYWMMGSLIHGVEGREVVRVSDPELANAFFVPFFSSLSFNTHGHTMKDPATEIDRQLQVDLMELLKKSKYWQRSGGRDHVFPVTHPNAFRFLRDQLNDSIQVVVDFGRYPRHMSNLNKDVVSPYVHVVDSLTVDEPQDPYESRSTLLFFRGRTYRKDEGIVRVKLAKILSGYDDVHYERSVATEENIKLSSKGMRSSKFCLHPAGDTPSSCRLFDAIVSHCVPVIVSDQIELPFEDEIEYSQFSIFFSFKEALQPGYMVDQLRKFPKQKWTEMWKQLKNISQHYEFQYPPKREDAVSMLWRQVKHKIPGVSLSVHRSRRLKVPDWWQRK; encoded by the exons aTGTACGGGAAGGTGCTTCTTACATTCATTTTCGTGCTTCTCCTCCTTCTTTCGTACACAATTTTCATAGGCAACCTCGACATTCGATCTTATTTCTTCCCTCACTTCAAGTTATCCGCGGTTGTACCCGCTGCGTGTGCACTTGATCCGTCTCTTCGGGTCTTCATGTACGATCTCCCTCGCCGCTTCAACGTCGGCATGATTGACCGCCGCAACACGTCGGAGACACCTGTCACCGTGGAGGACTGGCCGCGGTGGCCCGAGAACTGGGGGCTGAAGAAGCAGCACAGCGTGGAGTACTGGATGATGGGGTCGCTCATCCACGGCGTCGAGGGCAGAGAAGTGGTTAGGGTTTCGGATCCGGAACTCGCCAACGCCTTCTTCGTGCCGTTCTTCTCTTCTCTCAGTTTCAACACGCACGGCCACACCATGAAGGATCCCGCCACGGAGATTGATCGCCAATTGCAG GTTGATTTAATGGAATTGTTAAAGAAATCCAAATACTGGCAGAGGTCTGGAGGTAGAGACCATGTATTTCCTGTCACACACCCCAATGCCTTTAGGTTCCTACGAGATCAGTTGAATGATTCTATTCAGGTTGTTGTGGATTTTGGTCGCTACCCTAGGCACATGTCTAATTTGAACAAAGATGTGGTGTCCCCATATGTGCATGTTGTGGACTCTCTTACAGTAGACGAGCCTCAAGATCCGTATGAGTCTCGCTCCACGCTGCTTTTCTTCCGAGGGAGGACTTACAGGAAGGAT GAAGGGATTGTTCGTGTTAAACTAGCAAAGATACTGTCTGGTTATGATGATGTTCACTATGAGCGAAGTGTTGCTacagaagaaaatataaaattg TCATCTAAAGGGATGCGTTCATCGAAGTTCTGTTTGCATCCAGCGGGAGACACACCGTCATCTTGTAGGCTTTTTGATGCCATTGTGAGTCACTGTGTCCCTGTCATTGTTAGTGATCAAATTGAACTCCCATTTGAGGATGAGATTGAGTACTCCCAGTTCTCgattttcttctctttcaaagAGGCATTACAGCCTGGCTACATGGTCGATCAACTTCGTAAATTTCCAAAACAGAAATGGACTGAAATGTGGAAGCAACTCAAAAACATCTCCCAACATTATGAATTCCAGTACCCTCCTAAAAGAGAAGATGCTGTGAGTATGCTGTGGAGACAGGTCAAGCACAAAATTCCAGGGGTCAGCCTTTCTGTTCATAGAAGCCGGAGGTTAAAAGTCCCAGATTGGTGGCAGAGGAAATGA
- the LOC137817677 gene encoding probable arabinosyltransferase ARAD1 isoform X1: MYGKVLLTFIFVLLLLLSYTIFIGNLDIRSYFFPHFKLSAVVPAACALDPSLRVFMYDLPRRFNVGMIDRRNTSETPVTVEDWPRWPENWGLKKQHSVEYWMMGSLIHGVEGREVVRVSDPELANAFFVPFFSSLSFNTHGHTMKDPATEIDRQLQVLRLVDLMELLKKSKYWQRSGGRDHVFPVTHPNAFRFLRDQLNDSIQVVVDFGRYPRHMSNLNKDVVSPYVHVVDSLTVDEPQDPYESRSTLLFFRGRTYRKDEGIVRVKLAKILSGYDDVHYERSVATEENIKLSSKGMRSSKFCLHPAGDTPSSCRLFDAIVSHCVPVIVSDQIELPFEDEIEYSQFSIFFSFKEALQPGYMVDQLRKFPKQKWTEMWKQLKNISQHYEFQYPPKREDAVSMLWRQVKHKIPGVSLSVHRSRRLKVPDWWQRK, encoded by the exons aTGTACGGGAAGGTGCTTCTTACATTCATTTTCGTGCTTCTCCTCCTTCTTTCGTACACAATTTTCATAGGCAACCTCGACATTCGATCTTATTTCTTCCCTCACTTCAAGTTATCCGCGGTTGTACCCGCTGCGTGTGCACTTGATCCGTCTCTTCGGGTCTTCATGTACGATCTCCCTCGCCGCTTCAACGTCGGCATGATTGACCGCCGCAACACGTCGGAGACACCTGTCACCGTGGAGGACTGGCCGCGGTGGCCCGAGAACTGGGGGCTGAAGAAGCAGCACAGCGTGGAGTACTGGATGATGGGGTCGCTCATCCACGGCGTCGAGGGCAGAGAAGTGGTTAGGGTTTCGGATCCGGAACTCGCCAACGCCTTCTTCGTGCCGTTCTTCTCTTCTCTCAGTTTCAACACGCACGGCCACACCATGAAGGATCCCGCCACGGAGATTGATCGCCAATTGCAGGTGCTTCGCCTG GTTGATTTAATGGAATTGTTAAAGAAATCCAAATACTGGCAGAGGTCTGGAGGTAGAGACCATGTATTTCCTGTCACACACCCCAATGCCTTTAGGTTCCTACGAGATCAGTTGAATGATTCTATTCAGGTTGTTGTGGATTTTGGTCGCTACCCTAGGCACATGTCTAATTTGAACAAAGATGTGGTGTCCCCATATGTGCATGTTGTGGACTCTCTTACAGTAGACGAGCCTCAAGATCCGTATGAGTCTCGCTCCACGCTGCTTTTCTTCCGAGGGAGGACTTACAGGAAGGAT GAAGGGATTGTTCGTGTTAAACTAGCAAAGATACTGTCTGGTTATGATGATGTTCACTATGAGCGAAGTGTTGCTacagaagaaaatataaaattg TCATCTAAAGGGATGCGTTCATCGAAGTTCTGTTTGCATCCAGCGGGAGACACACCGTCATCTTGTAGGCTTTTTGATGCCATTGTGAGTCACTGTGTCCCTGTCATTGTTAGTGATCAAATTGAACTCCCATTTGAGGATGAGATTGAGTACTCCCAGTTCTCgattttcttctctttcaaagAGGCATTACAGCCTGGCTACATGGTCGATCAACTTCGTAAATTTCCAAAACAGAAATGGACTGAAATGTGGAAGCAACTCAAAAACATCTCCCAACATTATGAATTCCAGTACCCTCCTAAAAGAGAAGATGCTGTGAGTATGCTGTGGAGACAGGTCAAGCACAAAATTCCAGGGGTCAGCCTTTCTGTTCATAGAAGCCGGAGGTTAAAAGTCCCAGATTGGTGGCAGAGGAAATGA